From Candidatus Acidiferrales bacterium, one genomic window encodes:
- a CDS encoding SAM-dependent chlorinase/fluorinase, whose product MAHQPIITLTTDFGSSDHFVGVMKGVILSINPQASIVDISHQIQPYDLLDGALTIAQAYPYFPPASIHVVVVDPGVGSERRPILVSSDKHYFVAPDNGVLSVVLDREPGATVRHITSEHYFLSPVSNTFHGRDVFAPVAAYLSKGVDTSRFGEIVTECVRVPLPRAQRVGEKEIKGVILKVDNFGNCLTNITPEDVPELFASSPPPFRLVTGKKEINKLFLSYAAGPVDEPFAILGSSGYLELATNRAHAAQLLGARRGTELSIFLE is encoded by the coding sequence TTGGCCCATCAACCCATCATCACCCTGACCACCGACTTCGGCAGCTCCGATCACTTTGTCGGCGTGATGAAGGGCGTCATTCTGAGTATCAATCCTCAAGCCTCTATTGTGGACATCTCGCATCAGATCCAGCCCTATGACCTCCTCGACGGCGCCCTCACGATCGCCCAGGCCTACCCTTATTTTCCGCCGGCCAGCATCCACGTTGTTGTGGTGGATCCAGGCGTGGGGAGCGAACGACGCCCCATCCTTGTGAGCAGCGACAAGCACTACTTTGTTGCCCCCGACAACGGAGTTCTTTCCGTTGTGCTCGACCGCGAACCCGGAGCCACGGTACGCCACATTACCTCGGAGCACTACTTCCTGAGTCCGGTGAGCAACACCTTTCATGGACGCGATGTTTTTGCTCCCGTCGCAGCCTATCTGAGCAAGGGGGTGGATACATCCCGTTTCGGAGAGATTGTTACCGAGTGCGTCCGCGTTCCGCTGCCGCGGGCTCAGCGTGTCGGCGAGAAGGAGATCAAGGGGGTGATTCTCAAGGTTGACAATTTCGGCAATTGCCTGACCAATATCACGCCCGAGGATGTGCCGGAACTCTTCGCCAGCTCGCCCCCGCCTTTTCGTCTCGTCACCGGAAAAAAAGAAATCAATAAGCTCTTCCTCTCCTATGCCGCCGGCCCCGTGGACGAGCCTTTTGCCATCCTCGGCAGCTCCGGTTATCTGGAGCTTGCCACCAACCGCGCGCATGCCGCCCAACTCCTCGGCGCCCGCCGCGGCACGGAACTTTCCATTTTCCTCGAATAG
- a CDS encoding S9 family peptidase encodes MIRTKKITLLSVWILFGFLLAARPVFGVAGLTVEEVMKDRAASQVQVSPDGSKIVFVVSSPDYKLDVYRRNIFLSDAASGQTLQLTNGPRSDFYPRWSPDGKQIAFLSERSEGTEAEGKKPKTQIWVISVGGGEAQKLTDAEEGVSAFEWSPDGKSVAYLSADRPTEDEKKREKRKDDWIEVDKAFRFARLYVIAAGGGKPRQLGKEDAHVTRLSWSPDGSAIAYSVQPTPKVHDGFHSKIRAIKVADETTRDLATWDGANTDPRWSPDGKTVAFLSTRGQVDWIANRYLTVVPAAGGEPKIVSKAFDEEVNDFRWLPDSRTILFSGDAKTQAHLFSLSVEGGAVQQISAGEFVYSSFDVARDGRSVAAVRAALATPPTVILSTDTGKNFREVSKVQQPFEVAEMSSMSVIRWPSTDGFTIEGILVKPARYEEGRRYPLLVIVHGGPAGVFSQGFTARRYVYPAQAFATEGYVVLLPNPRGSGGYGEAFRRANFQDWGGGDYRDIMAGVDYLIEKGMADADRMGVMGWSYGGYMTSWIITQTKRFRAASPGAAVTNLYSFFGTADIPPFLPQYFGGFPWEQQSAYLKHSPMFNVKGVSTPTLILHGMSDVRVPLSQGEELYEALKAQNVPVQMVKYPRQGHGFNEPRFQRDCAYRLMNWFNEHVRGQKTKLEPPAEEEKAE; translated from the coding sequence GTGATTCGAACGAAGAAAATCACCCTGTTGAGTGTGTGGATTTTATTTGGCTTTCTGCTGGCTGCCAGGCCCGTCTTTGGCGTGGCTGGATTGACAGTGGAAGAGGTGATGAAAGACCGGGCGGCATCGCAGGTGCAAGTGTCGCCCGATGGCTCGAAGATTGTTTTTGTAGTAAGTTCGCCGGACTACAAGCTGGATGTCTATCGCCGCAACATCTTTCTGTCGGATGCGGCGTCCGGACAGACCCTGCAACTGACCAATGGCCCGCGATCGGATTTCTATCCTCGTTGGTCGCCAGACGGCAAACAGATAGCATTCCTGAGCGAGAGGAGCGAGGGGACGGAAGCAGAGGGCAAGAAGCCCAAGACGCAAATTTGGGTCATCTCGGTGGGTGGAGGCGAAGCACAAAAGCTTACGGACGCGGAAGAGGGAGTAAGCGCATTTGAATGGTCACCCGACGGGAAGAGCGTCGCCTACCTTTCCGCTGATCGGCCGACGGAGGATGAGAAGAAGCGAGAGAAGCGCAAGGATGACTGGATTGAGGTGGACAAAGCCTTCCGTTTCGCGCGTCTCTACGTCATTGCTGCCGGCGGGGGGAAACCACGACAGTTGGGCAAAGAGGACGCGCATGTGACCCGCCTGAGCTGGTCTCCCGATGGAAGCGCAATCGCTTATTCGGTTCAGCCAACTCCCAAAGTCCACGATGGGTTTCATTCCAAGATCCGGGCGATCAAGGTGGCTGACGAAACGACGCGCGACCTGGCGACCTGGGATGGCGCCAATACCGATCCGAGATGGTCACCGGACGGGAAGACAGTCGCCTTCCTTTCCACACGCGGCCAGGTGGATTGGATCGCCAACCGTTACCTCACGGTGGTTCCTGCGGCAGGGGGCGAACCGAAGATCGTATCGAAAGCATTTGACGAAGAGGTAAACGATTTCCGCTGGCTGCCGGATTCGCGCACTATCCTGTTTTCGGGCGACGCAAAAACGCAAGCTCACTTGTTTTCCCTCAGCGTCGAGGGAGGCGCAGTGCAACAGATCTCCGCAGGAGAATTTGTCTATTCGAGTTTTGACGTTGCCCGCGATGGGCGGAGCGTCGCGGCCGTTCGAGCTGCCCTGGCGACGCCACCAACCGTGATCCTTTCCACCGATACGGGAAAGAACTTCCGGGAGGTGAGCAAAGTCCAGCAGCCGTTTGAGGTGGCGGAGATGTCCTCCATGTCGGTCATCCGGTGGCCCAGCACGGATGGTTTTACCATCGAAGGCATTCTGGTCAAGCCAGCGAGATACGAGGAAGGACGCCGCTATCCGTTGCTGGTCATCGTCCACGGCGGGCCGGCGGGGGTGTTTAGCCAAGGTTTTACGGCGCGACGCTACGTTTACCCCGCGCAGGCTTTTGCGACCGAGGGGTACGTGGTGTTGTTGCCGAATCCTCGCGGCAGCGGCGGCTATGGCGAGGCCTTCCGCCGCGCGAACTTCCAGGATTGGGGTGGCGGGGACTATCGCGACATCATGGCCGGTGTGGACTACCTGATCGAGAAGGGAATGGCCGACGCGGACCGCATGGGAGTGATGGGTTGGAGCTACGGTGGCTACATGACCTCATGGATCATCACGCAGACAAAGAGATTCCGGGCGGCCTCGCCCGGGGCGGCGGTCACGAACCTCTACAGCTTTTTCGGCACGGCTGACATTCCGCCGTTCCTGCCCCAATATTTTGGCGGCTTTCCGTGGGAGCAGCAGTCGGCGTATCTCAAGCATTCGCCGATGTTCAACGTGAAGGGTGTGAGCACGCCAACACTTATCTTGCATGGGATGAGCGACGTGCGGGTTCCCCTTTCACAGGGGGAGGAGCTTTACGAAGCTCTGAAGGCACAGAACGTTCCCGTGCAAATGGTCAAATACCCGCGACAAGGGCACGGGTTCAACGAGCCTCGGTTCCAGCGCGATTGCGCCTATCGGCTGATGAACTGGTTCAATGAGCATGTGCGGGGGCAGAAGACGAAGCTCGAACCGCCGGCCGAGGAAGAGAAAGCGGAGTAG